In Methylophaga thalassica, one genomic interval encodes:
- a CDS encoding lipopolysaccharide biosynthesis protein → MKVIKNTSIYLGASLISKGAPFILLPFLTEYLPPEEFGILAIFLVLNSMMNAFVGMSMHANVTKNFFSKTKSELGLITGNVFFVLLITTSFYCLVMLIVVGLKESFFSVPAKYLLILPPLGFLSMANQIHLSVLRNEGKAYTFGAFELSNAFLSAAVTILFLVVFDTGWLSQVIGMTIASLVVSVIGVSYMFKRGYLRFIFNKTVIKSILRLSFPLIPHVLGGVAIATSDRLFIEKLVGLEAVSLYAIGYSFGKLVTLLTDAYIKAWSPWFYEQLVEPTYQRKATIVKFTYAYIVGIFVFAYVMSTVGEWFLPYIVDERYVDAAKFIWWIALGYAVQGVYKIFFPYLVHISKTGFLALSTVTAAVVNIVLNYFFISQYGALGAAYSTVVAFAISAFMVFEYQRHNYPMPWFLREQSKKNDELV, encoded by the coding sequence ATGAAGGTTATTAAAAATACCTCCATATATCTTGGCGCAAGCCTTATAAGTAAGGGCGCGCCATTCATACTTTTACCATTTCTTACTGAATATTTGCCGCCAGAAGAATTTGGCATACTTGCAATATTTCTTGTATTAAATTCTATGATGAATGCGTTTGTTGGCATGTCTATGCATGCTAATGTGACTAAGAATTTCTTTAGTAAGACAAAGTCTGAATTGGGTCTAATAACAGGCAATGTATTTTTTGTACTTCTGATCACAACGTCATTTTATTGTTTAGTCATGCTGATAGTTGTAGGTCTGAAAGAGTCTTTTTTTTCTGTCCCTGCTAAATACTTATTAATTCTACCTCCTCTGGGATTTCTAAGTATGGCTAACCAGATTCATCTATCCGTTTTAAGAAATGAAGGCAAGGCTTATACATTTGGTGCATTTGAGCTTTCGAATGCATTCCTTAGTGCCGCGGTTACCATATTGTTTTTGGTTGTCTTTGACACAGGTTGGTTATCCCAAGTGATTGGTATGACGATTGCCTCCCTTGTGGTGAGTGTTATTGGTGTCTCGTATATGTTCAAACGAGGTTACTTACGTTTTATTTTCAACAAGACTGTAATCAAGTCGATTCTAAGATTATCCTTTCCTTTGATACCTCACGTCCTGGGAGGTGTTGCTATTGCCACTAGTGACCGTCTTTTTATAGAAAAACTAGTGGGGTTGGAGGCCGTGTCGCTTTATGCCATAGGCTACAGCTTTGGTAAGTTGGTTACTTTGTTAACGGATGCTTATATCAAGGCATGGAGCCCGTGGTTTTATGAGCAATTGGTAGAGCCTACCTATCAGAGAAAAGCCACAATAGTGAAATTTACATATGCTTATATCGTAGGCATTTTTGTCTTTGCCTACGTTATGTCTACTGTTGGAGAATGGTTTTTACCCTATATTGTCGATGAGCGATATGTCGATGCGGCAAAGTTTATCTGGTGGATCGCTCTAGGGTATGCGGTTCAGGGCGTTTATAAAATTTTCTTTCCCTATTTGGTTCATATTAGCAAAACGGGGTTTTTAGCCTTAAGTACAGTGACGGCAGCGGTGGTGAATATTGTTTTGAATTATTTCTTTATTAGTCAATATGGTGCGTTAGGAGCAGCATATTCAACAGTTGTGGCGTTTGCTATTAGTGCTTTTATGGTTTTTGAATACCAGCGTCATAATTATCCGATGCCGTGGTTTTTACGAGAACAAAGTAAAAAGAATGATGAGCTGGTATAG
- a CDS encoding glycosyltransferase, producing MPPFISIIIPTYKDWNRLLNCIEAINNQTYSASHYEVIIVNNDPSELAPRSLSDSLCSNITILTEIMPGSYAARNAALKHAKGNIIAFTDSDCLPEADWLESAANLFQTSSNIDRIAGAISIFRENDGSWLTWKFDSVTAFNQQHNVNKGVSVTANLFVRRDVLDKVGSFNATLMSGGDMDWNKRATELGYGLTYSPQTRVGHPARKSIEELIRKSRRITGGGFLRAKMEKRILKYMLWHLIPPIRYAKILLKNHKKRDVGFAVIIFWLLKVIMLGEIMRLLLGGKPLR from the coding sequence ATGCCCCCTTTTATTTCGATAATAATTCCTACTTATAAAGATTGGAATAGACTTTTAAATTGCATCGAAGCAATAAATAATCAAACCTATTCAGCAAGTCATTACGAAGTGATTATTGTTAATAATGATCCTTCAGAATTGGCTCCTAGAAGTTTGTCAGATTCTCTGTGCTCGAACATAACAATTCTAACGGAAATAATGCCAGGCTCTTATGCGGCGAGAAATGCGGCGTTAAAACATGCCAAGGGAAATATTATAGCGTTTACTGATTCGGACTGTTTACCTGAAGCTGATTGGCTCGAGTCAGCGGCCAATTTATTTCAAACTTCTAGCAACATTGACCGCATAGCCGGTGCGATATCTATTTTTAGAGAGAATGATGGCTCTTGGTTAACCTGGAAGTTTGATTCTGTTACAGCATTTAATCAGCAGCACAATGTTAATAAAGGTGTTTCTGTTACAGCTAATCTCTTTGTTCGTCGAGATGTGCTGGATAAAGTGGGGAGTTTTAATGCAACCCTTATGTCCGGCGGCGATATGGATTGGAATAAACGGGCTACTGAACTAGGTTATGGACTGACGTATTCACCTCAAACACGAGTCGGTCACCCGGCTAGAAAATCAATTGAAGAGTTGATCCGTAAATCCAGACGAATTACTGGCGGCGGATTTCTGCGTGCAAAAATGGAAAAACGTATTCTGAAATACATGCTTTGGCATCTAATTCCTCCGATTCGTTATGCAAAAATATTGTTAAAGAACCACAAAAAACGCGATGTGGGTTTTGCTGTAATTATATTTTGGCTATTAAAAGTGATTATGCTGGGTGAAATTATGCGTTTACTTTTGGGCGGCAAACCGCTTAGGTGA
- a CDS encoding acyltransferase family protein yields the protein MISRVESLDWLRGLMALTIMIYHLTSWHFFKLDSSSMLGRFGIYGVSIFFVLSGLSMAIVYSKYITDKRTAVTFYIRRVFRIWPLLWLCVALLVVYKLAAGEDISITQVFLNITTLFGFISPSDYMNTGAWSIGNEMVYYAMTPLILMMYEKNKLLGNLFLLATFIVALIFCFALLMPQQSLTEQRHLYINPFNNLFLYVAGIAIYYNRVDISCISTVIIFTLTLAIFASYPVSGDKIAIVTGVNRIIFMFASIFLVISFYSFSKWENNVPIALKYPLEQFGLVTYGIYLLHPIVNLYLGYILEKLGIASPYIQFGLTIIVTIIAALLSFSLYEKKLIAFGKKATSNTNYQWLKLVSLSKNIKEKH from the coding sequence ATGATTAGTAGAGTTGAATCTCTTGATTGGCTGCGCGGGCTTATGGCGCTAACAATAATGATTTATCACTTGACGTCATGGCATTTTTTTAAGCTCGATTCATCCTCTATGCTAGGACGCTTTGGTATTTATGGCGTGTCAATATTTTTTGTGTTGTCAGGCTTAAGTATGGCGATAGTCTATTCTAAGTATATAACTGATAAACGAACAGCCGTAACTTTTTATATTCGGCGTGTATTCAGAATATGGCCATTATTATGGCTATGTGTTGCATTGCTAGTTGTTTATAAATTAGCTGCTGGTGAAGATATTTCGATAACACAGGTTTTTCTCAATATAACAACTCTATTTGGGTTTATCTCTCCTTCTGATTATATGAATACGGGGGCTTGGTCGATTGGTAATGAGATGGTCTACTATGCTATGACACCCCTGATTCTCATGATGTATGAGAAAAACAAACTTTTGGGTAATTTATTTCTTTTAGCGACATTTATTGTTGCTTTGATTTTTTGTTTTGCTCTGCTCATGCCACAACAATCTCTCACTGAACAGAGGCATTTATACATCAATCCATTTAATAATTTGTTTCTTTATGTGGCGGGGATTGCGATTTATTACAATCGAGTAGATATCAGTTGCATAAGCACAGTGATAATCTTTACTTTGACTTTAGCTATTTTTGCGTCATACCCAGTGAGTGGAGATAAAATTGCAATCGTAACGGGTGTAAATAGAATCATTTTTATGTTCGCATCGATATTTTTAGTCATATCTTTTTATTCTTTTTCAAAATGGGAAAATAATGTGCCGATTGCTCTTAAATATCCATTAGAGCAGTTTGGGTTAGTCACTTACGGCATTTATTTGCTACATCCGATAGTTAATCTGTATTTAGGTTATATATTAGAAAAGCTTGGTATTGCCAGCCCATATATACAGTTTGGACTAACAATTATTGTGACAATAATTGCAGCATTACTCAGCTTCAGCTTGTATGAAAAAAAGTTAATCGCATTTGGGAAAAAAGCCACATCAAATACAAACTATCAATGGTTAAAGTTGGTGTCTTTGTCAAAGAATATTAAAGAAAAACATTAG
- a CDS encoding glycosyltransferase, protein MNKLANLYNQKGAGPKNIAFNFINEAIDSRLSFLILIPDISDYSHYQNTDNVRFIRLFCPRSTLLKVLFRVYLELCFIPFLVWRNKIKHLLAFGNFLFSPVCATKTVLLHHPYLVDDRLYEQLELSSKITEWLKRVAFYITTKNADHIVVQSDYMARQLERKYPKPRFDVEIIPNPISYSFAHPHDPADLIERRQAAVKNDLKLLYVSRFYPHKNHVFLVNLSRELAQRGIKHSIFVTVNPEIGEAKSFLEAINDSDVSIHNLTEVSQTELVEYYLSAHAFIFPSKAETFGNPLIEAMCYGLPVVVPDLEYAHAINGKAGLYYLPDDVVGCANLIIGTLFDESTYRQYSALSVSRFERFKTPDKWFQHYLTVMHESD, encoded by the coding sequence ATGAATAAACTGGCTAATTTATACAATCAAAAAGGTGCAGGCCCTAAGAATATTGCTTTCAACTTTATTAATGAGGCGATAGATAGCCGCTTATCTTTCCTGATTCTAATCCCTGATATTTCAGATTATTCGCATTACCAAAACACCGATAACGTGCGTTTTATACGTTTATTTTGTCCACGTAGTACTTTGTTAAAAGTGCTTTTTCGCGTGTATTTGGAGTTGTGTTTCATTCCTTTTTTGGTCTGGCGGAATAAAATAAAACATCTCTTAGCATTTGGTAATTTCTTGTTTTCCCCCGTTTGCGCAACTAAAACAGTATTGCTGCATCATCCTTATTTGGTGGATGACAGGTTATATGAGCAATTGGAACTTAGTAGCAAGATTACCGAGTGGTTAAAGCGGGTGGCCTTTTATATTACGACTAAAAATGCCGATCACATTGTAGTGCAAAGCGATTACATGGCTCGGCAGCTGGAACGTAAGTATCCAAAGCCTCGCTTCGATGTTGAAATAATCCCTAACCCGATCAGTTACAGCTTTGCTCATCCTCATGACCCTGCGGATCTGATTGAACGTCGGCAAGCGGCTGTTAAAAATGATTTGAAATTGCTTTATGTCAGTCGGTTTTATCCGCATAAAAACCATGTGTTTTTGGTTAACTTATCCAGGGAATTAGCTCAGCGTGGTATCAAACACAGTATTTTTGTCACCGTTAACCCTGAGATAGGCGAGGCAAAGTCATTTTTGGAAGCGATCAATGACAGTGATGTTTCGATTCATAATTTAACTGAAGTTAGTCAGACAGAACTGGTTGAGTATTACCTGTCTGCTCATGCATTTATTTTTCCATCGAAAGCCGAAACATTTGGTAATCCGTTAATTGAGGCAATGTGTTATGGCTTGCCTGTTGTTGTTCCTGATCTTGAATATGCGCATGCTATCAATGGCAAAGCCGGGCTGTATTACCTGCCTGATGATGTGGTGGGGTGTGCTAATCTTATTATTGGGACGCTTTTTGATGAGTCTACATATAGACAATACTCAGCGTTGAGTGTGTCACGCTTTGAGCGGTTTAAAACGCCTGATAAGTGGTTTCAACACTACCTGACGGTGATGCATGAGTCTGACTAA
- a CDS encoding glycosyltransferase: MSLTKINAMTVNESVLKVLVLLAAFNGDEWIEEQIHTILNQKNVELDVLISVDQSTDETYQTCTRLAKVYSNIQLLPYGERFGGAAANFFRLIREANFEKYDYIALADQDDSWLSDKLSDSIKVINQQGVDAFSSNVTAFWPSGKQVLVKKSFRQKQFDYFFEAAGPGCTYVLKTAVMNDFKTFMRRHEAIFKRLQLHDWTLYAFVRSHGYAWHIDEAPTMMYRQHASNQVGFNYGVKAILSRLRMIRDDWYAEQIQLYFLLFGKNVPNFKTNRLFLLKHFFQLRRRPRDACFLLVMLLFGLLKLEK, translated from the coding sequence ATGAGTCTGACTAAGATAAACGCAATGACAGTAAATGAGTCAGTTCTTAAAGTATTGGTGCTTCTTGCGGCTTTTAATGGAGATGAGTGGATTGAGGAGCAGATACACACTATTCTGAATCAGAAAAATGTTGAACTGGATGTATTGATTAGCGTTGATCAGTCTACGGATGAGACGTATCAAACGTGCACCCGGCTGGCAAAAGTCTATTCGAATATTCAATTGTTGCCATATGGGGAACGCTTTGGCGGTGCAGCAGCTAACTTTTTTCGCTTAATTCGAGAAGCAAATTTTGAAAAGTATGACTATATCGCTTTGGCCGATCAGGATGATAGTTGGCTGAGTGATAAATTATCGGATTCGATTAAGGTCATCAATCAACAAGGTGTTGATGCTTTTTCTTCAAATGTCACCGCTTTTTGGCCGAGTGGTAAACAGGTTTTAGTGAAAAAATCATTTCGTCAGAAGCAGTTCGATTATTTCTTCGAAGCCGCTGGGCCAGGTTGTACCTATGTTCTTAAAACTGCCGTTATGAATGACTTTAAAACGTTTATGCGTCGTCATGAAGCCATTTTTAAACGATTGCAACTGCATGATTGGACACTGTATGCCTTTGTAAGAAGTCATGGCTATGCTTGGCATATTGATGAAGCACCAACAATGATGTATCGACAGCATGCATCAAATCAGGTTGGGTTTAATTATGGCGTAAAAGCGATATTATCCAGATTACGCATGATTCGCGACGATTGGTACGCTGAGCAGATACAGTTATATTTTTTGCTGTTTGGCAAGAATGTTCCTAATTTCAAAACAAACCGATTATTTTTATTGAAGCATTTTTTTCAATTACGCCGAAGACCTCGAGATGCCTGTTTTTTATTGGTAATGTTATTGTTTGGATTGCTTAAACTTGAAAAATAA
- a CDS encoding NAD-dependent epimerase/dehydratase family protein, translating to MRVLVTGANGFVGRHLVSQLLQNKHQLVRCFRQINTVSPKPACRDVAITINSQSDWSEALVGVSHVVHCAAHVHVFQGDADSSVDSFCEVNSLGTINLARQAARAGVERFIFISTIGVNGNVSNDKPFSETDEPNPHNAYAQSKWEAEKALMQLAAETEMDVVIIRPPMTYGPDAPGNFSTLLRILKKQWPLPFAGVRNQRAFVAVENLVSFIAVVLPHPAAKNQTYLISDGDDVSLTMFLSTLIQAMQLKTALFYFPATILRHLLKLVGKGNMVDQLYGNLALDITKAKTQLQWEPVITMSEQMKKCRDVE from the coding sequence ATGCGCGTTTTGGTAACGGGGGCAAACGGTTTTGTCGGCAGGCATTTAGTTAGCCAGTTATTGCAGAATAAGCATCAGCTTGTTCGGTGTTTTCGTCAGATTAATACTGTTTCACCTAAGCCCGCGTGCCGTGATGTCGCCATAACCATCAACAGCCAATCCGATTGGTCGGAGGCGTTGGTGGGGGTGAGTCATGTTGTGCACTGTGCGGCTCATGTGCATGTTTTTCAAGGTGATGCCGATAGCTCAGTTGACAGTTTTTGTGAAGTGAATAGCTTAGGTACGATCAATTTGGCTCGGCAGGCTGCAAGAGCGGGTGTTGAGCGGTTTATTTTTATCAGCACGATTGGGGTGAATGGCAATGTCAGCAACGATAAGCCGTTTAGCGAAACTGATGAGCCTAATCCGCATAATGCTTACGCACAGTCGAAGTGGGAAGCAGAAAAGGCATTAATGCAGCTTGCTGCTGAAACAGAGATGGATGTTGTGATCATTCGTCCACCCATGACTTATGGGCCAGATGCGCCGGGTAATTTTTCTACATTGCTGCGTATTTTAAAAAAACAGTGGCCATTACCGTTTGCAGGGGTGAGAAATCAACGGGCTTTTGTTGCGGTTGAGAATTTGGTGAGCTTTATTGCGGTTGTTTTGCCACACCCCGCGGCCAAAAATCAGACTTACCTTATCTCTGATGGAGACGATGTGTCATTAACGATGTTTCTTTCAACACTGATTCAGGCAATGCAGTTGAAAACAGCATTATTCTATTTCCCCGCTACAATATTGCGTCACCTGCTCAAGCTGGTGGGAAAAGGCAATATGGTCGATCAGTTATATGGCAATTTAGCACTGGATATTACTAAAGCCAAGACGCAGCTTCAGTGGGAGCCGGTAATAACGATGAGTGAACAAATGAAAAAATGTAGGGATGTTGAGTAA
- a CDS encoding sugar transferase — protein MMNGIIRSLDIVFSIMGLIIGLPILLIIVIFGVFDTGSPIFRQQRVGRGQKPFTLVKFRTMKKDTADMASHLANASLITPFGRFLRRTKLDELPQLWNVLKGDMSLVGPRPCLESQYELIEARNKLNVFSVRPGITGLAQVNDIDMSTPELLAETDAKMIASFSVKQYFYLIFLTLTGKGAGDRIRK, from the coding sequence ATGATGAATGGCATTATTCGTAGTCTGGATATCGTGTTTTCAATTATGGGGCTGATTATTGGTTTGCCAATACTGTTAATTATCGTGATTTTTGGCGTGTTTGACACAGGTTCACCGATATTCCGGCAACAACGGGTTGGACGTGGCCAAAAGCCGTTTACGCTAGTCAAGTTCAGGACAATGAAAAAAGACACGGCGGATATGGCTTCACATTTGGCGAATGCCTCTCTAATAACACCTTTCGGGCGGTTCCTCAGAAGGACTAAACTCGATGAACTTCCTCAGCTTTGGAATGTATTAAAAGGCGATATGAGTTTGGTTGGTCCAAGGCCATGCCTGGAAAGCCAGTATGAGTTAATTGAGGCGAGAAATAAGCTGAATGTGTTCTCTGTGCGCCCTGGTATAACCGGTTTGGCTCAGGTCAATGATATCGATATGTCGACCCCTGAGTTGCTTGCTGAAACAGATGCCAAAATGATTGCCTCGTTTTCAGTTAAACAGTATTTCTATTTAATTTTTCTCACTTTGACTGGCAAGGGAGCGGGGGACAGGATCAGGAAGTGA
- a CDS encoding ComEA family DNA-binding protein: protein MLRKSFFALVLSFFLSTSLAYAADKIDLNTATSEELQMLNGVGPSTADAIIQYRDAHGKFKTVDELANVKGIGDKKLEKLSNDLTVSQN, encoded by the coding sequence ATGTTACGAAAATCATTTTTTGCATTGGTCTTATCGTTTTTTCTCAGCACTTCTCTAGCATACGCTGCCGATAAGATTGATCTGAACACAGCGACCTCAGAAGAGTTGCAGATGTTAAATGGTGTTGGACCTTCAACAGCAGATGCCATTATTCAATATCGTGATGCTCACGGAAAATTCAAAACGGTAGATGAGCTGGCTAACGTCAAAGGTATTGGTGATAAAAAGTTAGAAAAACTGTCTAATGACCTGACTGTTTCTCAAAATTAA
- the glnD gene encoding [protein-PII] uridylyltransferase — translation MPQQTLSIWEVGNLVIPSDAEVTNEICRQALKQGQLYLQQQFDSGSPIEELVYQRASFVDEILNQIWQQHISDDTPVSLIAVGGYGRGELHPYSDIDVLILLDESISDSPPDSLSSFLTQLWDVGLEIGHSVRTIQECRQQAEEDITIATNLLEARLLCGASTLFESLQQLTVTNKTWDTRRFFELKRQEQLERHQRYNDTANNLEPNIKESPGGLRDIQVVNWVAQQHFDVKNLEGLRQKGFLANSEYETLQKAQNFLWTIRFVLHHLAGRKQEKLMIDFQRELAKKLGYKDDDSRLAVEKFMKDYYRCARSVRQMNSLLLQLFEETIILADEPREVRVINRRFQSHNGYLETINPGIFAYYPYALLEVFLILQQNPELKGVRASTIRQIHAHLHLIDDNFRRDIKNRTLFMEIIRQPKGVTHEFRRMNELGVLGAYLPEFGRVVGQMQHDLFHAYTVDEHTLFLVGNLRRFSCEENREEFPLCSEVFNQLPKPEILYIAGIYHDIAKGRGGDHSVLGVVDAKAFCERHNLSDYDTSIVAFLIRHHLAMSTTAQKSDLEDPTVIKKFADLVETTEQLNYLYLLTVADIRATNNNLWNGWRDSLLKQLYHSTHQWIEHTEAQAKSTREKSYKKYQEAMQQLLANGRSQEDISQLWHAYDLDYFLRHSIDELVWQSEQRLDHMDDDPLIALRKHNDQLTLEIFIVTHDRAGIFAAITAALEQCQLNVLDAKINVTNEHDALNTFIVNGDRLDTRQITRSLEKQLANTSHVKPYSPTITPRTMKLFKTQPNIEFETNPQQNHTVMSLHTHDRPGLVSAIAQVFLACKVQLINAKINTLGDQVEDVFFITTADDNSLDELEENNLKEQLLVNLSH, via the coding sequence ATGCCTCAGCAGACTCTATCTATCTGGGAAGTCGGTAACTTAGTTATACCTTCTGATGCAGAGGTAACCAATGAAATTTGTCGCCAGGCCTTAAAACAAGGCCAGTTATACCTGCAACAACAATTTGATTCGGGCAGCCCGATTGAAGAATTAGTCTATCAACGTGCCTCTTTTGTTGATGAAATTCTTAATCAGATCTGGCAACAACACATTTCTGATGATACGCCTGTCAGTTTAATTGCTGTCGGTGGATATGGTCGTGGTGAGCTTCACCCCTACTCTGATATTGATGTTTTAATCTTACTTGATGAGTCAATCTCTGACTCTCCGCCGGATTCTCTATCGAGCTTCCTGACTCAACTTTGGGATGTGGGTCTAGAAATTGGTCATAGCGTCAGAACCATACAGGAATGCCGCCAACAGGCTGAAGAAGACATCACCATTGCCACCAATTTGCTTGAAGCACGCCTTTTATGTGGTGCCAGCACTCTGTTTGAGTCTCTGCAACAATTGACCGTCACCAATAAAACCTGGGATACACGGCGTTTTTTTGAATTAAAAAGACAAGAACAATTAGAACGTCATCAGCGTTATAACGATACCGCCAATAATCTTGAACCAAATATTAAAGAATCACCGGGCGGGCTCAGAGATATTCAGGTCGTCAACTGGGTAGCTCAACAGCATTTCGATGTTAAAAATCTGGAAGGACTTCGTCAAAAAGGGTTTCTGGCGAATAGCGAATATGAAACTTTACAAAAAGCGCAAAACTTTTTGTGGACAATCCGCTTTGTACTGCATCACCTTGCAGGTCGTAAACAAGAAAAGTTGATGATCGACTTTCAGCGAGAACTCGCTAAGAAATTGGGGTATAAAGACGACGACTCTCGACTCGCTGTAGAAAAATTCATGAAGGATTATTATCGTTGTGCCCGCTCTGTCAGGCAAATGAATAGTCTCTTACTACAGCTGTTTGAAGAGACAATTATCCTCGCCGATGAACCTCGTGAAGTCAGAGTAATTAATCGTCGCTTCCAATCACATAATGGCTATCTTGAAACAATCAACCCTGGCATCTTTGCTTACTATCCATATGCCTTATTAGAAGTCTTTCTTATTCTTCAACAAAACCCGGAACTCAAAGGAGTCAGAGCGTCGACTATTCGTCAGATTCATGCCCACTTACACTTAATTGATGATAATTTCCGCCGTGATATAAAAAACCGAACTTTATTTATGGAAATTATTCGTCAGCCAAAAGGCGTGACGCATGAGTTTCGTCGAATGAATGAATTAGGGGTTTTAGGTGCTTACCTGCCTGAATTCGGTCGCGTCGTCGGCCAAATGCAGCATGATTTATTTCATGCCTATACAGTCGATGAACATACTCTATTTCTGGTCGGCAATTTAAGACGTTTCTCCTGTGAAGAAAACCGAGAAGAGTTTCCTTTATGTTCAGAAGTGTTCAATCAACTGCCTAAACCGGAAATACTCTATATAGCAGGCATTTATCATGATATTGCCAAAGGTAGAGGTGGCGATCATAGTGTATTAGGTGTGGTTGATGCCAAAGCATTTTGCGAAAGGCATAACCTGAGTGATTATGATACGAGTATTGTGGCTTTTCTGATTCGTCATCACCTTGCTATGTCGACGACGGCTCAGAAAAGTGATTTGGAAGATCCGACTGTCATCAAAAAATTTGCTGACTTGGTAGAGACAACAGAACAACTGAATTATCTCTATTTATTAACGGTTGCTGATATCAGAGCCACTAATAATAACTTGTGGAATGGTTGGCGAGATTCGTTATTGAAACAGCTTTACCACAGCACCCACCAGTGGATTGAACATACTGAGGCTCAAGCAAAAAGTACACGTGAAAAGAGCTACAAAAAATACCAGGAAGCGATGCAACAACTGCTAGCTAATGGCCGCAGCCAAGAAGATATCAGTCAGCTCTGGCATGCCTATGATTTGGACTACTTCCTCAGGCATTCAATTGATGAACTCGTTTGGCAATCAGAGCAACGTTTAGATCATATGGATGACGATCCATTGATCGCACTGAGAAAACATAATGATCAACTGACGCTAGAAATATTTATTGTCACACATGATCGGGCCGGTATTTTTGCTGCCATAACGGCAGCGCTTGAGCAATGCCAACTCAATGTATTGGACGCAAAAATCAATGTCACCAATGAACATGATGCATTAAATACGTTTATCGTTAATGGTGACAGACTTGATACCAGACAAATTACCCGTTCGCTTGAAAAGCAACTCGCCAACACTTCTCATGTGAAGCCATATAGCCCTACCATCACACCGAGAACAATGAAGCTATTTAAAACACAGCCGAATATTGAGTTTGAAACCAACCCACAACAAAACCATACCGTGATGTCCTTACATACACATGACAGACCTGGATTGGTTTCGGCTATCGCTCAAGTCTTTCTGGCTTGTAAGGTTCAGCTCATTAACGCCAAAATTAATACACTCGGCGACCAAGTTGAAGACGTATTTTTCATTACCACAGCAGATGATAATTCGCTTGATGAACTGGAAGAAAATAATCTAAAAGAGCAACTACTGGTCAACTTGTCACACTAA
- the map gene encoding type I methionyl aminopeptidase: MAVSIKTAEEIEKMRVAGKLAADVLTMIEPHVQAGITTEELNQICHDYIVNEQQAIPAPLNYHGFPRSICTSVNHVICHGIPSEKKLKDGDIINIDITVIKDGYHGDTSKMFQIGKTSILAQRLCRVARESMFVGIEMVKPGIRLGDIGHAIQTYAEKENFSVVREYCGHGIGQVFHEDPQVLHYGTPGTGLELKPGMTFTIEPMINAGKRHVRQLPDGWTVVTKDRSLSAQWEHTILVTDNGYEILTLREEETV, translated from the coding sequence ATGGCTGTCAGTATAAAAACTGCCGAAGAAATTGAAAAAATGCGTGTTGCGGGAAAACTTGCCGCTGACGTTTTGACCATGATTGAACCACATGTCCAGGCTGGTATAACCACTGAAGAGCTCAATCAAATCTGTCATGATTACATCGTCAATGAACAACAAGCCATTCCTGCCCCTCTAAATTACCACGGCTTCCCCCGCTCAATATGTACCTCGGTTAACCATGTTATCTGTCATGGCATTCCCAGTGAGAAAAAACTGAAAGATGGCGATATTATCAATATCGATATCACGGTCATTAAAGACGGTTACCATGGCGATACCAGTAAAATGTTTCAAATTGGTAAAACATCTATCTTGGCTCAACGTCTTTGTCGTGTCGCCCGTGAATCTATGTTTGTGGGTATTGAAATGGTTAAGCCCGGTATCCGTCTGGGTGATATTGGTCATGCTATTCAGACCTATGCAGAGAAAGAAAACTTCTCGGTTGTTCGTGAATACTGTGGTCATGGCATCGGCCAGGTCTTTCATGAAGATCCTCAAGTCCTTCACTACGGCACACCTGGTACCGGACTTGAACTCAAACCCGGTATGACCTTCACTATCGAGCCTATGATTAATGCCGGTAAACGTCACGTCCGTCAATTACCCGATGGCTGGACCGTGGTGACCAAAGACCGTTCCTTATCAGCACAATGGGAACACACCATTTTAGTGACTGATAACGGTTATGAGATTCTGACCTTACGTGAAGAAGAAACCGTTTAA